In one window of Helianthus annuus cultivar XRQ/B chromosome 17, HanXRQr2.0-SUNRISE, whole genome shotgun sequence DNA:
- the LOC110923396 gene encoding uncharacterized protein At5g23160-like, with the protein MSMIKHTTTGPPSTSTRRSHFLGCFGCFGEKTWPKDEVNSGSRRRCWSSKWRLFKKPPKKTVPVDLTTVPATSETSWDEIQVVEENANSINKHATSGEQKASRRKWTTAVNRQKETKPAATSATLPGLITQEQKTVTMARPLVSHPLKPLTQSKSIPSSKQQKHLHASATGGRVNSGVLHRTPPSKEFDSIVGMSIILVILVILVLWGKLCAILCTSAWFFVAPRLVAVGKRSAADKQRPESGKNLDLESEEYKKKVVLEGLLQRNHRKALGR; encoded by the coding sequence ATGTCAATGATCAAACATACCACCACCGGACCACCGTCGACCTCCACCCGAAGAAGCCACTTTCTCGGTTGTTTTGGCTGTTTCGGCGAGAAGACATGGCCCAAAGATGAAGTCAACTCAGGCAGCCGGCGGCGTTGTTGGAGCTCTAAGTGGAGATTGTTCAAGAAACCACCAAAGAAAACGGTCCCCGTTGACCTTACAACCGTCCCCGCGACATCCGAAACATCATGGGATGAGATTCAGGTAGTTGAAGAAAATGCAAACTCGATAAACAAACATGCGACATCCGGTGAACAAAAAGCCAGTCGGAGGAAATGGACAACGGCGGTCAACCGCCAAAAGGAGACAAAACCGGCCGCCACTTCAGCGACTCTCCCCGGCCTTATCACACAAGAGCAAAAAACTGTGACGATGGCACGCCCTTTGGTTTCTCACCCTTTGAAACCTTTGACTCAGTCAAAATCTATACCATCGTCTAAACAACAGAAGCATCTGCATGCTTCTGCTACAGGCGGCAGAGTTAACAGTGGGGTTCTGCACAGAACCCCACCATCAAAAGAGTTTGACTCTATAGTTGGCATGTCCATAATTTTAGTTATATTGGTTATACTAGTTTTATGGGGTAAGCTATGTGCTATTCTTTGTACTTCTGCATGGTTCTTTGTCGCGCCTCGGCTGGTGGCCGTCGGAAAACGCTCAGCCGCTGATAAACAACGGCCGGAATCCGGAAAAAATTTGGATTTGGAGTCGGAGGAGTACAAGAAAAAGGTGGTTTTGGAAGGACTTCTTCAAAGAAACCACCGGAAGGCTCTTGGTCGATAG